The Bacillota bacterium region GGCGACACGGCAGCGCTACCGGGCCACCGACATGGCAGATCAGGCCGCAGTCAGATGATGCCCAGTTCGTGGCCCACCCTGGAACATGCCTCCAGGGTGAGGTCGAGGTCTTCCCGGGTGTGGGTGGCCATGACACTCAGGCGGACCCGGGACAGCTTCCGCGATACCGCCGGGTAAAAGACGGGATTTACGAAGATCCCCAGTTCGTGCAGGCGGCGGGCCATTTCGTTGACCTTGTAGTCATCCCCTATGATCAAGGGCACGATGGCCGTCTGGGCGTTGCCCAGGTTGAAGCCGAGGGCCCGGAGGTTGCTCGTCAGGTAGCGGATGTTGTCCCAAAGCTGCTCCCTGAGTTCCGGTTCGGTCTCGATCACGTCCAGGGCAGCCAGCACCGAGGCGGCCACCGCCGGGGGTAGGGCAGTGGAGAACATGTAAGGCCGGGCAAAGATGCGCAGGTAGTCGATAACCTCCCGGGTGGAGGCCACGAAGCCCCCCACCCCGCCCAGGGCCTTGCTGAGTGTACCGAAGACGACGTCTACCTGTCCTTCAACTCCCCAGTGTTCCGGGGTGCCCCGCCCGTGGGCTCCGATCACCCCGGTGGCGTGGGCTTCGTCGATCATGAGGCGAGCACCGTAGCGGCGGCAAATGGCGATTAGTTGGGGAAGAGGAGCGATGTCGCCGTCCATACTGAACACGCCATCCACCGCCACCATCTTTGCTCGG contains the following coding sequences:
- a CDS encoding aminotransferase class I/II-fold pyridoxal phosphate-dependent enzyme codes for the protein MQVQGEQVQGQVQGEKELIGANLADYHQWQGNDVFAKAHAFSAYLAGVRARQHDLYRRTLVSSSGHRVHIRDPFTGQVREMVMMASNNYLGLTSHPRVVEAAVRAIREYGAGAGSVPLLAGTMSIHRQLEERLAAFKGCEDAMVFAAGYAGNLGALAGLLRPGDLVVNNILNHASIVDGCRMSGATSKVFPHQDLRSLERILEKAEGQYRAKMVAVDGVFSMDGDIAPLPQLIAICRRYGARLMIDEAHATGVIGAHGRGTPEHWGVEGQVDVVFGTLSKALGGVGGFVASTREVIDYLRIFARPYMFSTALPPAVAASVLAALDVIETEPELREQLWDNIRYLTSNLRALGFNLGNAQTAIVPLIIGDDYKVNEMARRLHELGIFVNPVFYPAVSRKLSRVRLSVMATHTREDLDLTLEACSRVGHELGII